One part of the Xanthocytophaga agilis genome encodes these proteins:
- a CDS encoding sialidase family protein has translation MKLNSKRYNGVLPFIGGIHRIVIYQDVLSIRDRQLLQASKTWTPNTIAKKHIEPAVRLVADTNDYILGNAVLKNPVTGKVVALYQHTRSHFEISVPCDVYMRTSIDGGLSYSDEVKLWDDNINKKSIYGLYLPTGRLVALYTEYSRTETVGSTSRAGMELGAYSRYSDDDGVTWSAKTAITGVPAYFVRWLNYENPIVGSDGNIYGIAYGINGKLDTQSSYAIHIIKSTNNGVSFAFDKLIYQDTTYVNESSIIEGSANIFWIVSRDESNLGQHRLFKWDKTANTVTAYGLFSLDGTTNFAHPPMIRLTTINGQKVVAYYFNNRVQRRLKVFYCKLSDLETNNKVAFTGKTRWFIMSMLPERELSGYMNVIHTSGLEGIGAYSNEKGPTSTNNASSMRCELVYFNLPTNHQATIIAELGL, from the coding sequence ATGAAGCTAAATAGTAAGCGGTATAATGGGGTGTTGCCTTTTATTGGTGGTATCCATCGTATTGTTATTTATCAGGATGTACTTTCTATCCGTGATAGACAATTGTTGCAAGCCTCCAAAACATGGACACCTAATACAATAGCTAAGAAACATATCGAACCTGCTGTGCGATTAGTCGCAGATACAAACGATTATATATTAGGCAATGCAGTACTGAAAAATCCGGTCACTGGAAAAGTTGTTGCTCTCTATCAACATACCCGGTCTCATTTTGAAATCAGTGTGCCGTGTGATGTGTACATGCGTACTTCAATAGACGGTGGTTTGTCTTATTCTGACGAAGTAAAGTTGTGGGATGACAATATTAATAAGAAAAGTATATACGGACTTTACCTTCCTACTGGTCGTTTGGTGGCTTTGTATACAGAGTATTCCAGGACTGAAACTGTGGGTTCTACTAGTAGAGCCGGTATGGAGCTGGGAGCTTACTCACGTTATTCAGATGACGATGGCGTTACATGGTCTGCCAAAACAGCTATTACTGGGGTTCCTGCCTATTTTGTGCGTTGGTTAAACTATGAAAATCCAATAGTTGGTTCAGATGGCAACATTTATGGAATAGCATACGGAATAAATGGGAAGCTGGATACACAAAGTTCTTACGCTATACATATCATAAAAAGTACGAATAACGGGGTAAGTTTTGCATTTGATAAACTAATTTATCAGGATACTACCTACGTGAATGAAAGTTCAATCATTGAAGGCTCTGCAAATATTTTCTGGATTGTCTCACGTGATGAAAGTAATTTAGGACAGCATCGGCTTTTCAAGTGGGATAAGACAGCCAATACAGTAACAGCCTACGGCTTATTTTCCTTGGATGGAACAACCAACTTTGCACATCCTCCCATGATCCGATTAACCACGATTAATGGTCAAAAAGTAGTTGCCTACTATTTTAACAATAGAGTACAACGCAGACTAAAGGTTTTCTACTGCAAACTATCTGATCTGGAAACAAATAATAAGGTTGCCTTTACGGGAAAAACACGATGGTTTATTATGTCTATGCTGCCAGAACGGGAGTTATCAGGCTATATGAATGTGATTCACACATCTGGACTGGAAGGCATTGGAGCCTATAGCAATGAAAAAGGACCCACTTCTACCAACAATGCAAGTTCAATGCGTTGTGAATTAGTGTATTTTAATCTGCCAACCAATCACCAAGCTACCATTATTGCAGAATTAGGATTGTGA
- a CDS encoding helix-turn-helix transcriptional regulator has product MNYNKIKDIAAQKNMPISALCKEIGMTESGFYMAVKNKSFKVRTIEDIANILGVSPVIFFNESGDSTNINQASGLNTGTMNQNVRVGNLSDCQKELERAYDKITSLEQRLNDKEEMIKSKDEVIALLREKR; this is encoded by the coding sequence TTGAACTACAATAAAATAAAAGATATAGCTGCACAAAAAAATATGCCCATCTCCGCACTCTGTAAAGAAATAGGAATGACAGAAAGTGGATTCTATATGGCAGTAAAGAATAAGTCTTTTAAGGTTCGGACTATTGAGGATATAGCAAACATACTAGGTGTTAGCCCGGTGATTTTTTTTAATGAATCTGGAGACTCAACCAATATCAATCAAGCATCTGGCTTGAATACAGGAACAATGAACCAGAATGTAAGAGTAGGCAATTTGAGTGATTGCCAGAAGGAGCTGGAGCGGGCTTATGACAAAATCACTTCATTGGAACAAAGACTAAACGATAAAGAGGAAATGATCAAGAGCAAGGATGAAGTAATTGCTTTGTTACGTGAAAAACGCTGA
- a CDS encoding leucine-rich repeat domain-containing protein, whose amino-acid sequence MSEVKSEKENVMRLLYSGQMESIELGLQISKSLKINLRDVKQDMEILFKWIGKYKNISFKEKLFKSLTIKNIDASNNRLTDVPSQIKYLTNLETLNLNTNSITSLPQELYTLTKLNDLNLGSNHLTSIDPAIGNLHNLIRLTLEDNHLEILPPEIGNLTQLTELYLSTNKFTHIPHQIGNLTQLDFLDLTVNELQSIPAEIGKLTNLANLHLGTNQIKSIPIEIFNLTNLIEFSIDHNPIGELPPEISNLTKLIGLVLRNSELTSLPSQIGIMKKLGVLSLESNQLTHLPSEISNLTNLRHLYLKNNRIIAEERKKIKSWLPNCEINFE is encoded by the coding sequence ATGTCAGAAGTAAAAAGCGAAAAAGAGAATGTAATGCGGCTGCTGTACTCCGGCCAAATGGAGAGTATCGAATTAGGATTACAAATCAGCAAGTCACTAAAGATTAACTTGAGAGATGTTAAACAGGATATGGAAATCTTGTTTAAGTGGATTGGGAAGTACAAGAACATTTCTTTTAAAGAAAAGCTTTTCAAGTCCCTTACAATCAAAAATATTGACGCCTCGAATAACAGATTAACGGATGTTCCATCTCAGATCAAGTACCTGACCAATTTGGAAACATTAAATCTGAATACTAATAGTATTACGTCCCTGCCTCAGGAGCTGTATACACTCACTAAACTGAATGATCTCAACTTAGGTAGTAATCATTTGACTTCCATTGATCCAGCAATTGGAAATCTGCATAACCTCATTCGTTTAACTCTTGAGGATAATCACTTAGAAATATTACCACCAGAGATTGGTAATTTGACACAACTTACTGAACTTTATCTCAGTACCAATAAATTCACTCATATCCCCCATCAAATCGGAAACCTCACTCAACTTGACTTCCTGGATCTGACTGTTAATGAGCTTCAATCAATACCTGCTGAAATTGGCAAACTGACCAACTTAGCTAATCTACATTTAGGAACTAATCAAATAAAATCTATACCTATAGAAATATTCAATCTGACTAATCTTATTGAATTTTCTATTGATCATAATCCAATAGGTGAACTACCACCTGAGATCAGCAATCTGACCAAACTAATAGGTTTAGTTCTGCGAAATAGTGAGTTAACCTCACTTCCTTCACAAATTGGAATAATGAAAAAACTTGGAGTTCTATCTTTAGAGAGCAATCAACTTACACACTTACCTTCAGAAATTAGCAATCTTACAAATCTTAGACACTTGTATCTAAAGAATAACAGAATCATAGCTGAAGAAAGAAAGAAGATCAAATCCTGGTTACCCAATTGTGAGATTAATTTTGAGTAA
- a CDS encoding leucine-rich repeat domain-containing protein — translation MSEINSEKENVMRLLLSGQLENIELGLTLADSLQVDLTEFKNDIEFIFDWLVRGDRFADWDDPDPTIAIEDRIMPKNEVPFPKKLRTVTLTKEIRLEKRNLTCIPTQIKCLVNLEKLNLYENQLTELPIEITTLQYLRELSLYNNQFSVFPAEICKMTQLIKLNLDDNQITSIPAEIANITNLESLSLSNNQIGSIPPEIANLTNLTDLSLGNNKLTCWPSQINTMTHLTDIKLYSNPLQSIPAEIGNFPQLFTLSLTGTNLTSLPSEIEKLTNLTYLFLSNNQLQSLPLVSKSIIYLDLSSNQFRSIPDHIFELTKLETLDLTNNQLESISEKIGNLTMLDELFLRNNQLRSLPSQITKLTKLEVFSVRRNPFSEEEYKWISDWGFNNVGDFY, via the coding sequence ATGTCAGAAATAAATAGTGAAAAAGAGAATGTAATGCGGCTGTTACTCTCCGGCCAGTTGGAAAATATTGAACTGGGCTTAACGCTGGCCGATTCTCTACAAGTTGATTTAACCGAGTTCAAAAACGATATTGAGTTTATCTTTGACTGGCTTGTTCGTGGTGATCGTTTCGCTGACTGGGATGATCCTGACCCAACCATTGCTATAGAGGATAGAATTATGCCTAAAAATGAGGTTCCTTTTCCGAAAAAGCTTAGGACAGTAACCCTAACAAAGGAAATTCGCTTAGAAAAGCGCAATCTAACATGTATTCCTACTCAGATTAAGTGTCTGGTGAATCTGGAAAAGCTTAACTTATATGAAAATCAACTCACCGAATTACCTATTGAAATTACTACACTACAATATCTTAGAGAACTCAGTCTGTATAATAATCAGTTTTCAGTATTTCCTGCTGAAATCTGCAAAATGACTCAACTCATTAAGTTAAACCTGGATGATAACCAAATAACCTCAATACCAGCAGAGATTGCTAATATAACCAATTTGGAGTCATTGTCTCTCAGCAATAACCAAATAGGATCAATACCACCAGAGATTGCCAACCTCACTAATTTGACAGACTTATCGCTAGGCAATAACAAGTTAACCTGTTGGCCATCTCAAATCAATACAATGACTCACTTAACAGACATAAAATTATATTCAAATCCACTACAAAGTATTCCTGCTGAAATTGGAAATTTTCCTCAACTGTTTACTTTATCATTAACTGGTACAAACCTTACCTCGCTACCTTCTGAAATAGAAAAATTAACCAACCTTACATACTTATTTTTATCTAATAATCAATTGCAATCATTGCCTTTAGTGAGTAAGAGCATTATATATCTGGATCTAAGTAGTAATCAATTTAGATCTATTCCAGATCACATTTTTGAGCTTACTAAACTGGAAACCCTCGATTTAACCAACAATCAACTGGAATCTATCTCCGAAAAAATTGGTAATCTAACTATGCTTGATGAGCTTTTTTTACGTAATAACCAATTACGATCTTTACCTTCTCAAATAACCAAATTAACCAAGTTAGAAGTGTTCTCAGTAAGGAGAAATCCCTTTTCTGAGGAAGAATATAAATGGATCAGCGATTGGGGTTTTAACAATGTAGGGGATTTCTATTAA
- a CDS encoding leucine-rich repeat domain-containing protein, translating to MSEANSEKENIMRLLLSGQEESIQLGLIIAESLQLEREIKQDIDIALNWFTRQMHSSIQGKLKAIHKVKNVNLSGQDLTSIPCQIQYVINLQSLDLSNNQLVRLPPKITNCTNLTILNLTGNPLLFLPPGMNELTKLVKLSFVGTRIAAPERERIRSALPNCETIFE from the coding sequence ATGTCAGAAGCCAATAGCGAAAAAGAGAATATAATGCGACTACTGCTCTCTGGACAGGAAGAAAGTATACAGTTGGGATTAATTATTGCCGAATCTTTACAACTTGAGAGGGAGATCAAGCAAGATATTGATATTGCTTTAAACTGGTTTACACGACAAATGCACTCTTCCATACAGGGAAAGCTAAAAGCTATACATAAAGTAAAAAATGTAAACTTGTCGGGTCAAGACTTGACATCGATACCTTGTCAGATTCAATATGTGATAAATCTGCAATCTCTGGATTTATCAAACAATCAACTGGTTCGACTACCTCCTAAAATCACTAATTGTACCAACCTTACAATTTTAAATTTGACAGGAAATCCACTCCTATTTTTACCCCCTGGAATGAATGAGCTTACGAAGCTGGTCAAGTTAAGTTTTGTAGGCACTAGGATAGCGGCCCCTGAAAGAGAGCGTATCCGATCTGCATTGCCGAATTGCGAAACTATATTTGAATAA
- a CDS encoding DUF805 domain-containing protein: MFQNIFSFEGRIRRLEYGLTRILVLLGCALIGGLSEAAGGIVLILLIPAIWILLAQSVKRCHDLGNSGFFILIPFYGLFLLFADGTYGTNEYGANPKGVGEFNPNVDYTA, encoded by the coding sequence CAAAATATTTTCTCATTCGAAGGCCGTATTCGAAGGCTTGAGTATGGACTTACCCGGATTTTAGTCCTGTTGGGTTGTGCACTTATTGGAGGCCTTAGTGAAGCTGCAGGTGGAATAGTTTTAATTCTACTTATTCCAGCTATTTGGATACTCCTTGCTCAATCTGTTAAAAGATGCCATGACCTAGGTAATTCAGGTTTTTTCATACTTATCCCATTCTATGGCTTGTTCCTTTTATTTGCTGATGGCACATATGGTACTAATGAGTATGGTGCAAATCCAAAAGGTGTAGGTGAGTTTAATCCCAATGTCGATTATACAGCATAA